The Rhododendron vialii isolate Sample 1 chromosome 8a, ASM3025357v1 genome has a window encoding:
- the LOC131298828 gene encoding replication protein A 70 kDa DNA-binding subunit B-like isoform X2 — METQLTPIKNINSSTRNWTAKVKVLEKWNPSPHSPVKLQKLILADAEGSRVQATIIEDDIEKLEDTLQFYNTYLISNAGVKYVLPKYRLNNFEWQWTINARTLIQTVDESLSHENLLNLDFVPFEQFEQHAGGQTTIDILAAVARVQPPKVLSKPGNPIAQEIILINQELKPIILTFWDDFITREGQLLQDTSPYPVLIGIRLRVNTYNGHSLSTRPGSCFVIDPDTMAAHTLKAWCTANKETVEQLCDEFLAKPILRMVPNPNDKDIICIPDVPKTPEMVEKKMYWIQGKISIVSLNQNFWRMACPNCRKSISARDEVIFDCFNCNRKKVMAKPSVKFEVLLTDASGSMTATMFEDYAEEYFLVDGKKLMKFAAEKDQNVITVFPKLALENEYRIQLKPREYPSRGVKVLEYNISGIKPAVTEDKANEDPLTETGKYSSASSEVTFESPELELSEHTKTSTNQVKT, encoded by the exons ATGGAAACGCAGCTCACTCCAATCAAGAATATCAATAGTAGCACAAGAAATTGGACAGCCAAAGTCAAGGTCCTTGAAAAATGGAACCCAAGTCCACATAGCCCAGTCAAGCTTCAAAAGTTGATCTTAGCTGATGCAGag GGAAGCAGAGTCCAAGCAACAATCATTGAAGATGATATTGAGAAATTGGAAGACACTCTGCAATTTTACAACACATATCTAATTTCTAATGCAGGCGTCAAATATGTTTTGCCGAAGTATCGTCTCAATAACTTTGAGTGGCAATGGACAATCAATGCCAGAACATTGATTCAAACTGTTGATGAATCTCTATCTCATGAAAATCTTCTCAATCTTGATTTCGTACCATTTGAACAGTTTGAACAGCATGCTGGTGGACAAACAACTATTG ATATATTAGCAGCTGTTGCACGAGTCCAACCTCCCAAGGTTCTTAGTAAACCTGGAAATCCAATAGCACAAGAAATTATTCTCATTAATCAAGA GTTGAAGCCAATTATCTTGACCTTTTGGGATGATTTCATAACAAGAGAAGGACAGTTGTTACAAGATACCAGCCCATATCCAGTATTGATTGGAATTCGTCTCAGAGTTAATACATACAATG GTCATTCATTGTCAACTCGACCAGGAAGTTGTTTTGTCATAGATCCAGACACAATGGCTGCACATACGCTGAAAGCTTG GTGCACTGCAAACAAAGAAACTGTTGAGCAGCTTTGTGATGAATTCTTGGCTAAACCAATCCTTCGAATGGTACCAAATCCAAATGATAAGGATATTATATGCATCCCAGATGTTCCAAAGACACCAGAAATG GTTGAGAAGAAAATGTATTGGATCCAAGGCAAGATATCAATTGTATCATTGAACCAAAACTTCTGGCGCATGGCCTGCCCCAACTGTCGAAAATCCATCAGTGCAAGAGATGAAGTGATATTTGATTGTTTCAATTGCAACAGAAAAAAAGTTATGGCAAAACCAAG TGTGAAATTTGAAGTTCTATTGACCGATGCTTCTGGTTCAATGACTGCAACAATGTTTGAGGACTATGCTGAAGAATATTTCTTAGTTGATGGAAAAAAACTCATGAAATTTGCTGCAGAG AAAGACCAAAATGTCATTACTGTCTTCCCAAAGTTGGCCTTGGAAAATGAGTATCGCATCCAGCTGAAACCACGAGAATATCCTTCACGTGGTGTCAAAGTTCTTGAATACAACATCAGCGGCATTAAACCTGCTGTAACTGAAGATAAAGCCAATGAAGATCCATTAACAGAGACAGGAAAATATTCATCAGCTTCTTCAGAAGTAACTTTTGAATCACCCGAACTCGAGCTCAGTGAGCATACTAAAACGAGCACTAATCaggttaaaacttaa
- the LOC131298828 gene encoding replication protein A 70 kDa DNA-binding subunit B-like isoform X1, whose protein sequence is METQLTPIKNINSSTRNWTAKVKVLEKWNPSPHSPVKLQKLILADAEGSRVQATIIEDDIEKLEDTLQFYNTYLISNAGVKYVLPKYRLNNFEWQWTINARTLIQTVDESLSHENLLNLDFVPFEQFEQHAGGQTTIDILAAVARVQPPKVLSKPGNPIAQEIILINQELKPIILTFWDDFITREGQLLQDTSPYPVLIGIRLRVNTYNGHSLSTRPGSCFVIDPDTMAAHTLKAWCTANKETVEQLCDEFLAKPILRMVPNPNDKDIICIPDVPKTPEMVEKKMYWIQGKISIVSLNQNFWRMACPNCRKSISARDEVIFDCFNCNRKKVMAKPSVKFEVLLTDASGSMTATMFEDYAEEYFLVDGKKLMKFAAEQKDQNVITVFPKLALENEYRIQLKPREYPSRGVKVLEYNISGIKPAVTEDKANEDPLTETGKYSSASSEVTFESPELELSEHTKTSTNQVKT, encoded by the exons ATGGAAACGCAGCTCACTCCAATCAAGAATATCAATAGTAGCACAAGAAATTGGACAGCCAAAGTCAAGGTCCTTGAAAAATGGAACCCAAGTCCACATAGCCCAGTCAAGCTTCAAAAGTTGATCTTAGCTGATGCAGag GGAAGCAGAGTCCAAGCAACAATCATTGAAGATGATATTGAGAAATTGGAAGACACTCTGCAATTTTACAACACATATCTAATTTCTAATGCAGGCGTCAAATATGTTTTGCCGAAGTATCGTCTCAATAACTTTGAGTGGCAATGGACAATCAATGCCAGAACATTGATTCAAACTGTTGATGAATCTCTATCTCATGAAAATCTTCTCAATCTTGATTTCGTACCATTTGAACAGTTTGAACAGCATGCTGGTGGACAAACAACTATTG ATATATTAGCAGCTGTTGCACGAGTCCAACCTCCCAAGGTTCTTAGTAAACCTGGAAATCCAATAGCACAAGAAATTATTCTCATTAATCAAGA GTTGAAGCCAATTATCTTGACCTTTTGGGATGATTTCATAACAAGAGAAGGACAGTTGTTACAAGATACCAGCCCATATCCAGTATTGATTGGAATTCGTCTCAGAGTTAATACATACAATG GTCATTCATTGTCAACTCGACCAGGAAGTTGTTTTGTCATAGATCCAGACACAATGGCTGCACATACGCTGAAAGCTTG GTGCACTGCAAACAAAGAAACTGTTGAGCAGCTTTGTGATGAATTCTTGGCTAAACCAATCCTTCGAATGGTACCAAATCCAAATGATAAGGATATTATATGCATCCCAGATGTTCCAAAGACACCAGAAATG GTTGAGAAGAAAATGTATTGGATCCAAGGCAAGATATCAATTGTATCATTGAACCAAAACTTCTGGCGCATGGCCTGCCCCAACTGTCGAAAATCCATCAGTGCAAGAGATGAAGTGATATTTGATTGTTTCAATTGCAACAGAAAAAAAGTTATGGCAAAACCAAG TGTGAAATTTGAAGTTCTATTGACCGATGCTTCTGGTTCAATGACTGCAACAATGTTTGAGGACTATGCTGAAGAATATTTCTTAGTTGATGGAAAAAAACTCATGAAATTTGCTGCAGAG CAGAAAGACCAAAATGTCATTACTGTCTTCCCAAAGTTGGCCTTGGAAAATGAGTATCGCATCCAGCTGAAACCACGAGAATATCCTTCACGTGGTGTCAAAGTTCTTGAATACAACATCAGCGGCATTAAACCTGCTGTAACTGAAGATAAAGCCAATGAAGATCCATTAACAGAGACAGGAAAATATTCATCAGCTTCTTCAGAAGTAACTTTTGAATCACCCGAACTCGAGCTCAGTGAGCATACTAAAACGAGCACTAATCaggttaaaacttaa
- the LOC131298830 gene encoding tetratricopeptide repeat domain-containing protein PYG7, chloroplastic-like, producing MERKNGRQNKGIKAVGLSTKLLEMFEAAVVSPAAPCLATLRINRRRSKTNVLRLWKLRAATGDLSGTLKQTVGGQLMQRSSDNNYSKLNQSEILVKKRRRMVFFSQVSLADPILGRELAIGTPLISTKSEDIPRSLLIAEEIKNTNGPLSLVALSCGSISWLTSAQVVQASEYIKMNAVYEIGELFELGIQLSYLLILLGLLGVGTFFVIRQVLVRRELDLSAKELQEQVRSGDASATEYFELGAVMLRRKFYSAAIKYLLQAIEKWDGDDQDLAQVYNALGVSYIRDGKLEKGITQFETAVKLQPGYVTAWNNLGDAYEKKKELKSALKAFEEVLLFDPNNKLARPRRDALKDEVEMYKGVSVKTKQK from the exons ATGGAGCGTAAGAACGGAAGGCAAAACAAAGGCATCAAAGCTGTTGGTTTGTCGACAAAGTTGTTGGAAATGTTTGAAGCAGCTGTTGTTTCCCCTGCGGCTCCTTGTCTTGCTACCTTACGAATCAATCgaagaagaagcaaaaccaACGTACTGAGGTTATGGAAACTGAGAGCCGCTACTGGTGATTTATCTGGGACCCTGAAGCAAACAGTTGGTGGGCAATTGATGCAACGCAGCAGCGATAACAACTACAGCAAGCTGAATCAAAGTGAAATACTAgtaaagaagaggaggaggatggtTTTCTTCTCTCAAGTCAGCCTCGCCGACCCT ATACTTGGAAGGGAACTGGCTATTGGGACACCCTTGATCTCAACAAAATCTGAGG ACATTCCACGGAGCCTGTTGATTGCTGAGGAGATTAAAAATACAAACGGGCCGTTAAGTTTGGTGGCTTTATCATGTGGATCAATCTCGTGGTTGACATCTGCACAAGTGGTACAAGCCAGTGAATACATCAAAATGAATGCGGTTTATGAGATTGGAGAACTGTTTGAATTGGGAATCCAGCTCTCCTACCTGCTTATATTGTTGGGTCTACTTGGGGTTGGAACTTTCTTTGTGATTCGTCAAGTTCTTGTGCGCAGAGAACTTGACCTTTCTGCCAAAGAATTGCAA GAGCAAGTACGAAGTGGTGATGCCAGTGCAACTGAGTATTTTGAACTTGGAGCAGTAATGTTGAGGAGGAAATTTTACTCTGCAGCTATTAAATACTTGCTTCAGGCGATCGAGAAATGGGATGGAGATGATCAAGATCTTGCTCAA GTCTATAATGCCCTTGGTGTTAGTTACATCCGTGATGGAAAGCTCGAAAAGGGAATCACTCAATTTGAGACTGCCGTGAAGCTTCAACCGGGCTATGTCACAGCTTGGAACAACCTCGGAGACGCCtatgagaagaagaaagagttgAAGTCTGCTCTCAAGGCATTTGAAGAAGTCCTGCTTTTTGATCCAAACAACAAGCTCGCGCGACCCCGTCGAGATGCGCTCAAGGACGAAGTTGAGATGTACAAAGGAGTTTCTgttaaaacaaagcaaaaatga
- the LOC131298827 gene encoding F-box/LRR-repeat protein 4-like, which produces MDSILCDELLEEVLNRLPWGPFFAPSIAVVSLVSKRWLRLYRSSKFNLFLRLSPDNGISSFLSHFPRLSFLFIVIDRGHNDVDFSNFSDRILLSVASSCPKLTGLHLEHGPPVSLFPLLSLSTSCPHLDSLSISLSRPISFHWLVFLPSLEKLTVVFNSVPGEVEQADTSKRNFNAELKLRTLVLDGIQSGDYGFDSLWKSCKNLKRLELYRCQGIGDDSSVSSFVNCFNGLQEVILRWCGSIVNDILMRLVANCTSLNSLLIHDKVEGSVDGLFHFITQSRCNLQKLDLRLPLDLEDNHLLFVAEKFRGLLSLRLCSCYVVTAEGLRTMVLAMSNKLEELALINCKVEPGLLTTLGQSVRNLRKLDLSYNEMLVDEEFISMLASCNCLRDLKVRGCEGLTNASLVSMFKSCKQLEFVDIMNCPGIGAEAVELFVLNCLRLRALHVEDSKVSDVSRSWSSKKFIAVVAI; this is translated from the coding sequence atggacagTATCCTCTGCGACGAGCTCCTAGAAGAAGTTCTCAACCGCCTCCCTTGGGGTCCCTTTTTCGCCCCCTCCATCGCCGTCGTCTCCCTCGTCTCCAAGCGGTGGCTCCGCCTCTACCGCTCCTCCAAGTTCAACCTCTTTCTCCGCCTCTCCCCTGACAACGGTAtctcctctttcctctctcacttccctcGCCTCTCCTTCCTCTTTATCGTCATCGACCGCGGCCACAACGACGTCGACTTCTCGAATTTTTCCGATCGGATCCTCCTCTCGGTCGCCTCGTCCTGTCCCAAGCTGACAGGTCTCCATCTCGAACATGGGCCACCagtctctctcttccctctgctttctctctctacctcatgCCCTCACCTCGACTCCCTCAGCATCTCCCTATCTAGACCCATCTCTTTCCACTGGCTTGTCTTCTTACCCTCTCTTGAAAAACTCACCGTTGTTTTCAACTCCGTCCCGGGCGAAGTCGAACAAGCCGATACTTCGAAACGTAACTTCAACGCTGAGCTGAAACTAAGAACCCTAGTTTTGGATGGGATTCAAAGCGGCGATTACGGTTTTGATTCGCTGTGGAAAAGTTGCAAAAATCTTAAGAGACTGGAGCTGTATCGCTGCCAAGGAATCGGTGATGATTCGTCGGTTTCATCGTTTGTTAATTGCTTCAACGGCCTCCAAGAAGTGATATTGAGGTGGTGTGGTTCGATAGTTAATGACATTTTAATGAGATTGGTAGCGAATTGTACATCTCTGAACTCTCTGTTAATCCACGACAAAGTCGAAGGTAGTGTAGACGGTTTGTTTCATTTCATTACTCAGAGCCGTTGTAATTTGCAAAAACTCGATTTACGTTTACCTCTTGACCTAGAAGACAATCACTTATTGTTCGTGGCTGAGAAGTTCAGGGGTTTGTTGTCTCTTCGGTTATGTAGTTGTTATGTTGTTACTGCTGAAGGGCTTAGGACTATGGTGTTGGCAATGAGTAATAAGCTTGAAGAATTGGCATTGATAAATTGCAAAGTGGAACCTGGGTTGTTGACCACTTTAGGACAAAGTGTTAGAAATTTGAGGAAGTTGGACTTGTCTTATAATGAAATGTTGGTGGATGAAGAGTTTATATCGATGCTTGCGTCGTGTAATTGTTTGAGGGACTTGAAGGTGAGGGGGTGTGAAGGATTGACAAATGCATCCTTGGTTTCGATGTTTAAGAGCTGTAAGCAGTTGGAGTTTGTAGATATAATGAATTGTCCTGGGATTGGGGCAGAGGCTGTTgagttatttgttttgaattgtcTGCGGTTGAGAGCGCTACATGTTGAAGATAGCAAGGTTTCAGATGTTTCCAGGTCTTGGTCTTCGAAGAAATTCATTGCGGTTGTTGCTATTTAA